A DNA window from candidate division KSB1 bacterium contains the following coding sequences:
- a CDS encoding adenylate/guanylate cyclase domain-containing protein translates to MFTDIKGFSRRMGENERFTLKLLRDHNRIMRFLVRKHRGRIVKSTGDGYLMDFDSAVEAVQCAIEAQERFTRYNFDKPESDQIHVRIGISLGEVRIVDGDLFGDEVNIAARLQTLAEPSGICLTREVYEMVKTKLTFVAINFGPQELKNICQKVEVFKIPVKPLGQAAIEIASNRQETLQVSETQTFEPYLLPSGNAAQRRVTNKGKLWQPRQLFKPLVSRHSLRRALPLVALSMLVPALFLQPGHSPRGLSSATLASVQPGAADTLTQPAAASKTLLVSYFENRTGDDRDAWLVTGLTDMLVTDLQGTPGVQMLGRTILEEAAQANGVKKATGFTLSHARACARQTAADLLLFGGFVREGSRLRVDIQIFDSRSGALLLAEKAGGESVLALMTELTTNLKNKLVHLPAVPRPAN, encoded by the coding sequence ATGTTTACCGACATCAAGGGTTTCAGCCGGCGCATGGGAGAAAACGAACGCTTCACGCTCAAGCTGCTGCGCGACCACAATCGCATCATGCGCTTTCTCGTGCGCAAGCATCGCGGCCGGATCGTGAAAAGCACGGGCGACGGCTATCTGATGGATTTTGACAGCGCGGTGGAGGCGGTGCAGTGCGCCATCGAAGCCCAGGAGCGCTTCACGCGCTACAATTTCGACAAGCCCGAGTCCGATCAGATTCACGTGCGCATCGGCATCAGCCTGGGCGAGGTCCGCATCGTCGATGGCGATCTGTTCGGTGACGAGGTCAACATCGCGGCCCGGCTGCAAACGCTGGCGGAGCCCAGTGGCATCTGCCTCACGCGCGAAGTCTACGAGATGGTCAAGACCAAGCTCACCTTCGTGGCCATCAACTTCGGGCCGCAGGAACTGAAAAACATCTGCCAAAAAGTCGAAGTCTTCAAAATTCCGGTGAAACCGCTGGGCCAGGCCGCCATCGAAATCGCCTCCAACCGGCAGGAGACCCTGCAGGTGAGCGAGACGCAAACTTTCGAGCCTTATCTGCTGCCGTCCGGCAACGCGGCACAACGGCGGGTGACCAACAAAGGCAAACTCTGGCAGCCGCGGCAATTGTTCAAACCGCTGGTGTCGCGGCACAGCCTGCGCCGCGCGCTGCCGCTGGTGGCGCTCAGTATGCTGGTGCCGGCGCTGTTTTTACAGCCGGGCCACTCGCCGCGCGGTTTGTCCTCGGCAACGCTTGCCTCGGTGCAGCCTGGCGCCGCCGACACCCTGACCCAACCAGCCGCCGCCAGCAAAACGCTGCTGGTGTCATATTTCGAGAACCGCACCGGCGATGACCGCGACGCCTGGCTGGTCACCGGCCTGACGGACATGCTCGTCACCGATTTGCAGGGCACCCCCGGCGTGCAGATGCTGGGCCGCACCATTCTGGAAGAAGCAGCGCAAGCCAACGGCGTGAAAAAGGCAACCGGGTTCACTCTCTCTCACGCGCGGGCTTGTGCGCGGCAGACGGCAGCGGATCTCCTGCTGTTCGGCGGTTTTGTGCGCGAGGGCAGCCGTCTGCGCGTCGACATCCAAATCTTCGATTCACGCTCCGGCGCACTGCTGCTGGCAGAAAAGGCCGGCGGAGAAAGCGTGCTGGCGCTGATGACCGAGCTGACCACCAATCTCAAAAACAAACTGGTGCACCTGCCCGCTGTGCCGCGCCCCGCGAATTGA
- the modA gene encoding molybdate ABC transporter substrate-binding protein — MSLLKPGCGAAALTVFALFISTPAQTRQTVFLAAASDLVYCLEDLNAVFMKENPGVSLQVATGSSGNFFAQIKHGAPFDVFLSANLDYPKALVRAGLADSSSLTIYAIGRLVLWTMHSEIEVRRGLAVLREARIRKLALANPEHAPYGRAAKAALEQAQLWQALQSKLVIGENIAQAAQFVQSGNVEAGIVALSLVLSPRLHKLGTYWEIPETSHPRLEQGAVLTRRGAGNPAAQKYLAFLRSAAARTIFDRYGFRLPN, encoded by the coding sequence ATGTCACTGCTGAAGCCCGGCTGTGGCGCCGCTGCTCTGACAGTTTTTGCCCTGTTTATTTCCACGCCGGCACAAACCAGGCAAACCGTTTTCCTCGCCGCGGCTTCGGATTTGGTCTACTGCCTGGAAGATTTGAACGCGGTGTTTATGAAAGAAAATCCCGGCGTCTCGCTGCAAGTGGCCACCGGCTCGTCCGGCAATTTTTTCGCGCAGATCAAACACGGCGCGCCCTTCGATGTCTTCTTGTCTGCGAATTTGGATTACCCCAAGGCGTTGGTGCGCGCCGGCCTGGCAGATTCCAGCAGCCTGACAATTTATGCCATTGGCCGGCTGGTTTTGTGGACGATGCATTCGGAGATCGAAGTGCGGCGCGGGCTGGCGGTGTTGCGCGAGGCGCGGATCCGCAAGCTGGCCCTAGCCAATCCCGAGCACGCACCCTATGGCCGCGCCGCGAAAGCCGCGTTGGAGCAGGCACAGCTCTGGCAGGCATTGCAATCCAAGCTGGTGATCGGTGAAAACATCGCGCAGGCTGCGCAATTCGTGCAAAGTGGCAACGTGGAGGCCGGCATTGTGGCCCTCTCCCTGGTGCTTTCACCCCGTTTGCACAAGCTCGGAACCTACTGGGAAATTCCTGAAACCAGCCATCCCCGCCTGGAGCAGGGTGCCGTGCTGACCCGGCGCGGTGCGGGCAACCCGGCCGCACAAAAATATCTCGCGTTTTTGCGTTCCGCGGCTGCGCGCACCATCTTTGATCGCTATGGTTTTCGCCTGCCCAACTGA
- the modB gene encoding molybdate ABC transporter permease subunit produces the protein MRLLSGLPPELWEVLWLSVRLASVVTLLLLLVSVPLAWGLSRRRWRGMIVLETMVSLPIVLPPTVIGFYLLILFSPQQPLGKFWLQLTGRTLTFTFEGLVIGSIIYSLPYAVQPILNAFKSVPPELLDAARTLGASGWQAFRHVTLPLSRRGLGVAAVLGFAHTLGEFGVVVMLGGSIPGKTKVASIALYDEVQKLNYDTAHQYALILLVTSFVMLLTMTVMQRKMDEDG, from the coding sequence TTGCGATTGTTGAGCGGATTGCCGCCCGAGCTGTGGGAAGTCCTGTGGCTCAGTGTGCGCCTGGCTTCGGTGGTGACACTGCTGTTGTTGCTGGTGAGCGTGCCGCTGGCCTGGGGGTTGAGCCGCAGGCGGTGGCGCGGCATGATCGTGTTGGAAACCATGGTCAGCCTTCCCATCGTGCTGCCGCCAACGGTGATCGGTTTCTATTTGCTGATACTGTTCTCGCCGCAGCAGCCCCTGGGAAAATTCTGGTTGCAATTGACCGGCCGGACGCTCACTTTCACTTTCGAAGGTTTGGTGATTGGCTCGATCATTTACAGCCTGCCCTATGCGGTGCAACCGATCTTGAACGCGTTCAAGTCCGTGCCACCGGAATTGCTGGATGCCGCGCGCACGCTGGGCGCCAGCGGCTGGCAGGCCTTCCGCCATGTCACGCTGCCACTCTCCCGACGCGGCCTGGGTGTCGCCGCGGTTCTCGGCTTTGCGCATACGCTGGGAGAATTCGGCGTGGTGGTCATGCTGGGCGGCAGCATTCCCGGCAAAACCAAGGTGGCTTCGATTGCGCTGTATGATGAAGTCCAGAAACTCAACTACGATACCGCTCATCAATATGCCCTGATTCTGTTGGTGACCTCATTTGTGATGTTGTTGACGATGACGGTAATGCAACGCAAAATGGATGAAGATGGATAG
- a CDS encoding SRPBCC domain-containing protein, giving the protein MHRVLSLLCALLMLGTAGFAQTTNKKLTGQSFVGEITVNATPQTVWTVLTDLQKLSSVMNFGYTGPAKTLARPGDGVAMKVWGDTGTFILIYAKPASELRFVWEPDNATYICQQRWRLAPSGRATKVSIEERYTESGPQSEADIATQVKAYNEALARLKARCEGK; this is encoded by the coding sequence ATGCATCGGGTCCTTTCTCTGCTGTGCGCGTTGCTCATGTTGGGCACCGCCGGCTTCGCACAAACCACCAACAAGAAACTCACCGGCCAGAGTTTTGTGGGTGAAATTACCGTCAATGCCACGCCGCAGACGGTGTGGACGGTGTTGACCGACCTGCAGAAGCTCAGCAGCGTGATGAACTTCGGCTACACCGGCCCGGCCAAGACGCTGGCCAGGCCCGGTGACGGCGTCGCCATGAAAGTCTGGGGCGATACCGGCACGTTCATCCTGATCTACGCAAAACCCGCCAGTGAGCTGCGTTTCGTGTGGGAGCCGGACAATGCCACCTACATTTGCCAGCAACGCTGGCGGCTGGCGCCGTCGGGCCGCGCCACCAAAGTCAGCATCGAAGAACGCTACACCGAATCCGGCCCGCAATCGGAGGCCGATATCGCCACCCAAGTGAAGGCCTATAACGAAGCGTTGGCGCGCCTGAAAGCCCGGTGTGAAGGCAAGTAG
- a CDS encoding sigma-54 dependent transcriptional regulator — protein sequence MMQPSQTSPEPVIPAEKNNGTRRTVLLIDNDPALHDLCRMLVTKAGYDFLSARDGSQGLELLRRGRADVVLLDAMLPDRDGYAVYRELTGSAEYAHLRQVPVIMLAAPGGAAGRAHQAGEAGTRLQQLQKPFAGAELLRAIDQALAAHNHRERPPAPAGTNFGFENIIGRNQRMREIFERIRKVAKTDANILIYGESGTGKELIARSIHAHSQRARGPFIAVDCVALPGNLLESELFGYEKGAFTGAVTAKRGLLELAHTGTFFLDEITELNLDLQAKLLRVLQERQFRRLGGKDLIEVDMRVISATNREPFAAVKDRALRHDLYYRLNVIPITLPPLRERKDDIPLLCQSFLEKFASANGTRVLEIAPEALACLVGYSWPGNVRELQNVMERVASLASGPRVEAADLPGYLRETVQMHSRVDDKAPVKHAIDLPLREARQQWVEKFEREYLIELMNRCNGNISRVARKAGVHRMTIYRMLKHYDITLSPRRAQ from the coding sequence ATGATGCAACCCAGCCAGACCTCACCGGAGCCTGTGATTCCCGCGGAGAAAAACAACGGCACCCGACGCACCGTTCTTCTGATTGACAACGATCCCGCTTTGCATGATTTGTGTCGCATGTTGGTGACAAAAGCCGGTTATGATTTCCTCTCGGCCCGCGACGGCAGTCAGGGTCTGGAACTGCTGCGCCGCGGCCGGGCCGATGTGGTGCTGTTGGATGCGATGCTGCCGGATCGTGACGGCTACGCTGTCTACCGCGAACTGACCGGCAGCGCCGAATATGCCCACCTGCGCCAGGTGCCGGTGATCATGCTGGCCGCCCCCGGCGGTGCGGCCGGCCGCGCGCATCAAGCCGGGGAGGCGGGCACACGACTGCAGCAACTGCAAAAGCCGTTTGCCGGGGCAGAATTGCTGCGCGCGATCGATCAGGCGCTGGCTGCGCACAATCACCGCGAACGCCCGCCCGCGCCGGCCGGCACCAACTTTGGCTTCGAGAACATCATTGGCCGCAATCAACGCATGCGGGAAATTTTCGAACGCATTCGCAAAGTGGCCAAAACCGACGCGAATATTTTGATCTACGGGGAAAGCGGCACCGGCAAGGAGTTGATTGCGCGCAGCATTCATGCGCACAGCCAGCGTGCCCGCGGCCCGTTCATCGCGGTGGATTGCGTGGCCCTGCCCGGCAATCTGCTGGAAAGCGAATTGTTCGGCTATGAAAAGGGCGCGTTCACCGGCGCGGTGACGGCGAAACGCGGTCTGCTGGAGCTGGCACACACCGGCACGTTCTTTTTGGATGAGATCACCGAACTCAATCTCGATTTGCAGGCCAAGTTGTTGCGCGTGCTGCAAGAGCGCCAATTTCGCCGGTTGGGCGGCAAGGACTTGATTGAAGTCGACATGCGCGTCATCTCCGCGACCAATCGCGAGCCCTTTGCCGCGGTGAAAGACCGCGCCCTGCGGCACGATTTGTACTATCGTCTCAACGTCATTCCGATCACGCTGCCGCCGTTGCGCGAGCGCAAGGACGACATCCCGCTGTTGTGTCAGAGTTTTCTTGAAAAGTTTGCCAGCGCCAACGGCACGCGCGTGCTGGAGATTGCACCAGAAGCGCTGGCCTGCCTGGTGGGTTATTCCTGGCCGGGTAATGTGCGGGAATTGCAAAACGTCATGGAGAGAGTGGCCTCGCTGGCCAGCGGACCGCGCGTCGAAGCCGCGGATTTGCCCGGCTATCTGCGCGAGACCGTGCAGATGCACAGCCGTGTTGACGACAAAGCGCCGGTGAAACACGCCATCGACCTGCCCCTGCGCGAAGCGCGCCAGCAATGGGTGGAAAAATTCGAACGGGAGTATCTCATCGAGCTGATGAACCGCTGCAACGGCAACATCAGCCGCGTCGCCCGCAAGGCCGGCGTGCACCGCATGACGATTTATCGCATGCTCAAGCACTACGATATCACACTTTCGCCGCGCCGCGCACAATAG
- a CDS encoding protein kinase translates to MKSAHAKASLCLLIGILLLVCSGLQAQGKNQQRAQSLYQQALKAKNAQDRLAWLRQARGLDPSAAKIAYALGREFYQQARLDSAVAHFEQVILLDPTLAEQVGLRTLLPPAYNTLANRHLGSGDPAAGLAAAVAALRHNENFAPALAIALQASIQLNRHAEAVQFGERLVRVQPTARNHYHLGMAYEAGQEPAPAAQQYRQALNLDPGYEAARQKLEQLEKAAQPAETVPNPASPPLISKNKRDELRSKKTALRTGEQQPRPTPEFRRKNENKPETDGGERKQLIPEVVYETGTLRLAKPRLEIIPFLDSIQHRNRERELAERESEAGDLWLRLMILMLPAALLWYYLKRRPLSRQMILADLERTYTAVAAGAGRPLSRLRARLRRNLPSPAPAPALALSNPAATATLASGTPTDHAVDGEERAAPLPHTSGQHMEPTGNNIMDDDKTPEAAAGFGLQTEILFAEMIAASPGQIDVAETVPEKESVVALAPAPVMTTASANLSELAPAARPDAEHLEFLAASSWQEVEPASTARQNTAVSLLHELEGEPPLDIVEPDLLFERDKAVAATQTLHNGAACKPTDTATSTPASDSGAHGEHPPQQPAAPSKINRYVIEREISKGASGRIYKAWDPKLDRAVVLKIVHYGLGVSTQEIHVLKDRIYREARAIAKLHHPNIVVVYDIDDEPDFSYIVMEHLEGRDLGQILQNGQPLPCSRALDIVLQVCSALEYAHQAGVFHRDIKPSNIMLLANEEIKVMDFGIAKINDYLTLTQTGRVLGTPSYMAPEQIEGHDTDGRADLFSLGVVLYELLAGKRPFLADTLASLAYKIVHTPHPPLCRENSALPPELEEVLDRALAKKPAARFQSAAAFREALLRVRRTLA, encoded by the coding sequence GTGAAGTCAGCCCACGCCAAAGCATCGCTGTGCCTGCTGATCGGGATCCTGCTGCTTGTTTGCTCCGGCCTGCAGGCGCAAGGCAAAAATCAGCAGCGCGCCCAGAGTCTCTACCAGCAAGCGTTGAAAGCCAAAAACGCGCAGGATCGGCTCGCGTGGTTGCGCCAGGCGCGGGGATTGGATCCCTCTGCCGCCAAAATCGCATATGCCCTAGGCCGGGAATTTTATCAGCAAGCGCGCCTGGATTCGGCGGTGGCGCATTTCGAACAAGTGATTTTGTTGGATCCCACGCTCGCCGAGCAGGTGGGACTGCGCACCCTGCTGCCGCCGGCCTACAACACGCTCGCCAACCGCCATCTCGGCAGCGGCGATCCCGCCGCCGGCCTGGCTGCCGCGGTTGCGGCCCTGCGGCACAACGAGAATTTTGCACCCGCTCTGGCCATAGCTTTGCAAGCCAGCATTCAGCTCAATCGCCATGCCGAGGCGGTGCAATTCGGCGAACGGCTGGTGCGGGTGCAGCCCACAGCGCGCAATCACTACCATCTTGGCATGGCTTACGAGGCCGGCCAGGAGCCTGCCCCGGCCGCGCAGCAGTATCGTCAGGCGCTCAACCTCGATCCCGGTTATGAAGCAGCCCGACAAAAACTGGAGCAGTTGGAAAAAGCCGCCCAACCGGCGGAAACTGTTCCAAACCCGGCTTCGCCGCCCCTGATTTCCAAAAACAAGCGCGATGAGTTGCGAAGCAAAAAAACGGCCCTCCGCACCGGTGAGCAGCAGCCCCGGCCGACACCGGAATTCCGCCGCAAAAACGAAAACAAGCCGGAAACAGATGGAGGCGAGCGCAAGCAACTCATTCCGGAGGTGGTCTATGAAACCGGGACGCTGCGGCTCGCCAAACCCCGCTTGGAGATCATACCCTTCCTCGATTCGATTCAACACCGCAATCGCGAACGCGAACTGGCAGAGCGGGAATCCGAAGCCGGTGACCTCTGGTTGCGGCTGATGATTCTGATGTTGCCCGCCGCCCTGCTGTGGTATTATCTCAAACGCCGGCCGCTTTCCCGGCAGATGATCCTTGCCGATCTCGAGCGTACATACACTGCTGTCGCAGCGGGAGCCGGCCGGCCCCTCAGCCGCCTCAGGGCGAGACTGCGCCGCAACCTGCCATCGCCGGCGCCCGCGCCTGCACTGGCATTATCGAACCCGGCTGCAACGGCGACGCTCGCTTCGGGCACTCCGACAGACCACGCGGTGGACGGGGAAGAACGAGCCGCACCGCTGCCCCACACATCCGGACAGCACATGGAACCAACCGGAAACAACATCATGGACGATGACAAAACGCCGGAGGCTGCCGCCGGCTTCGGCCTGCAAACCGAAATTCTCTTTGCCGAAATGATTGCCGCCTCACCCGGTCAAATTGATGTCGCAGAGACCGTACCGGAAAAAGAATCGGTCGTCGCGCTCGCGCCCGCCCCTGTCATGACCACCGCGTCTGCCAATCTCAGCGAGCTTGCGCCTGCCGCACGGCCGGATGCTGAGCACCTCGAATTTCTTGCAGCCTCATCCTGGCAAGAAGTTGAACCGGCGTCAACCGCCCGGCAGAACACCGCGGTCTCTTTGCTGCACGAGCTGGAGGGCGAGCCCCCGCTCGACATCGTCGAGCCGGACCTCCTCTTCGAGCGCGACAAGGCAGTGGCCGCAACACAGACGTTGCACAACGGCGCAGCCTGCAAGCCGACAGACACCGCAACATCCACCCCGGCATCCGATTCAGGCGCCCATGGCGAACACCCGCCACAGCAGCCGGCAGCGCCGTCCAAAATCAACCGCTATGTGATCGAACGGGAAATCTCCAAGGGTGCCAGCGGCCGCATCTACAAGGCGTGGGACCCCAAACTCGACCGGGCCGTGGTGTTGAAGATCGTGCATTATGGTCTGGGCGTTTCGACGCAGGAGATTCATGTCCTGAAGGACCGCATCTACCGGGAAGCCCGCGCCATTGCCAAGCTCCATCATCCCAACATCGTGGTGGTGTATGACATCGATGACGAGCCGGACTTTTCCTACATCGTGATGGAGCATCTTGAGGGCCGCGATCTCGGCCAAATTTTGCAGAACGGCCAGCCTCTGCCCTGCAGCCGCGCGCTGGACATCGTCCTGCAAGTTTGCAGCGCCCTGGAATATGCCCATCAGGCGGGGGTGTTTCACCGTGACATCAAACCCTCCAACATCATGCTGCTCGCCAATGAGGAGATCAAGGTGATGGATTTCGGCATTGCCAAGATCAACGACTATCTCACGCTCACGCAAACCGGCCGCGTGCTGGGCACGCCCAGTTACATGGCGCCCGAACAAATCGAGGGGCACGACACCGATGGCCGCGCCGATCTGTTTTCCCTGGGAGTGGTGTTGTATGAATTGCTGGCCGGCAAGCGCCCCTTCCTGGCGGACACGCTGGCGTCGCTGGCCTACAAAATCGTGCACACGCCGCATCCGCCGTTGTGCCGGGAGAACAGCGCATTGCCGCCGGAACTGGAGGAGGTGCTCGATCGCGCACTGGCCAAAAAACCGGCGGCGCGCTTTCAAAGCGCCGCGGCGTTTCGCGAAGCGCTGCTGCGGGTGCGCCGCACACTGGCATGA